Proteins from a genomic interval of Plasmodium reichenowi strain SY57 chromosome 11, whole genome shotgun sequence:
- a CDS encoding putative exported protein (Plasmodium exported protein, unknown function), producing DERALAINNYVNYLKETCNGSEKLMRLKYISYLIRYMDITYKEKEKLLDLVKQYIYSNIEHEKNKLSKIIDVYINKEEDEKSKINFQNILYDKKRIESLKYSELYLCLYSIFPFM from the coding sequence CAGATGAAAGAGCATTAgcaataaataattatgttaaTTACTTAAAGGAAACCTGCAACGGAAGTGAAAAACTCATGAGacttaaatatatttcatatcTAATTAGATATATGgatataacatataaagaaaaagaaaaactTCTAGATCTCGTTAagcaatatatatatagtaacATTGAACatgagaaaaataaattatcgAAAATTATAgatgtttatataaataaagaagaagatgaaaaatctaaaattaattttcaaaatattctttatgataaaaaaaggataGAATCCTTAAAATACTCTGAATTATATTTGTGTTTATATTCTATATTTCCCTTCatgtaa